In Synechococcus sp. CB0101, a genomic segment contains:
- the pdeM gene encoding ligase-associated DNA damage response endonuclease PdeM: MQPTRLHWQTSELELLPQRALWQAATGLLLVADLHLGKAESFQASGIPLPSDGDLSNLNQLLDLAAQLQPQRVVVLGDLIHSRLGLTAELRSKIRALPELLGCPLELIGGNHDQGSWLEGLAAGPPRRCGDLWLSHEPCSPPEADLLNVAGHVHPVAVLGQGSDRLRLPCFALERQQRQLLLPAFGSLTGGYAVSPAYQRWVIADAQVLAVP, from the coding sequence ATGCAGCCCACAAGGCTGCACTGGCAAACCTCTGAGCTCGAGCTGTTGCCCCAACGGGCGCTGTGGCAGGCCGCCACCGGCCTGCTGCTGGTGGCGGATCTGCATCTGGGCAAAGCCGAGAGCTTTCAGGCCAGCGGTATCCCGCTGCCCAGCGACGGAGACCTGAGCAATCTCAACCAACTGCTCGATCTGGCGGCGCAGCTGCAACCGCAGCGGGTGGTGGTGCTGGGGGATCTGATCCACAGCCGGCTGGGGCTCACCGCGGAATTGCGCAGCAAGATCCGGGCCCTACCGGAGTTGCTGGGGTGCCCGCTGGAGCTGATCGGCGGCAACCACGATCAGGGCAGCTGGCTGGAGGGGCTTGCGGCAGGGCCACCGCGGCGCTGCGGCGATCTCTGGCTGAGCCACGAACCCTGCTCCCCGCCGGAGGCCGACCTGCTGAATGTGGCGGGCCATGTGCATCCGGTGGCCGTGCTCGGCCAAGGGAGTGATCGCCTGCGCTTGCCCTGTTTCGCGTTGGAGCGCCAGCAGCGCCAACTGTTGCTTCCCGCCTTCGGAAGCCTCACCGGCGGCTATGCCGTGTCGCCGGCTTACCAACGCTGGGTGATCGCCGATGCCCAGGTGCTGGCGGTGCCCTGA
- a CDS encoding glutathione S-transferase family protein: protein MALTLYGGARSRASMPRWYMEEKGIPYTWQLLDMEAGEHRQEGFTAINPFGKVPALVDDDPTLPGGRLQLFESGAILLYLAERYGGECQNAAERGLAQQWVLFANATLATALFVPSNREREFPRLMEVLDRKLGEGPLMGNSWSVADCAVNAYLAYLPIFFPQIDLSPFPQVQATIAATQQRPAYQHVMGQR from the coding sequence ATGGCCCTCACCCTGTACGGCGGTGCTCGCAGCCGCGCCTCGATGCCGCGCTGGTACATGGAGGAGAAAGGGATCCCTTACACCTGGCAGCTGCTCGACATGGAGGCTGGAGAGCACCGCCAGGAAGGCTTCACCGCCATCAATCCCTTCGGCAAGGTGCCGGCCCTGGTCGACGACGACCCCACCCTTCCCGGCGGCCGCCTGCAACTGTTTGAAAGCGGCGCGATCCTGCTGTATTTGGCCGAGCGCTATGGCGGCGAATGCCAGAACGCGGCTGAGCGGGGGCTAGCGCAGCAGTGGGTGCTGTTTGCCAATGCCACCTTGGCCACGGCGCTGTTCGTGCCCTCCAACCGCGAGCGCGAATTTCCGCGGCTGATGGAGGTGCTGGATCGCAAGCTCGGCGAGGGGCCGCTGATGGGCAACAGCTGGAGCGTGGCCGACTGCGCCGTGAACGCCTACCTCGCCTACCTGCCGATCTTCTTCCCCCAGATCGACCTCAGCCCCTTCCCCCAGGTGCAGGCCACGATCGCGGCCACCCAGCAGCGCCCCGCGTACCAACACGTGATGGGTCAGCGCTGA
- a CDS encoding gamma-glutamylcyclotransferase, whose protein sequence is MNQAGNGADSDALVFVYGSLKRGMAAHGQLQGACWRGAAMLPGFALYDLGPFPMAIPCSEPGCAIRGECFAVNAALLEQLDRFEGVPRLYARQCHVLANGLKAWVYVGRTEQVRHVPRVADGCWKGPDPHFKRRGRARY, encoded by the coding sequence ATGAACCAGGCCGGCAACGGCGCTGATTCTGACGCGCTGGTGTTCGTGTACGGCAGCCTCAAGCGAGGCATGGCTGCCCACGGGCAGCTGCAAGGAGCGTGCTGGCGGGGTGCAGCCATGCTTCCGGGCTTTGCGCTGTACGACCTCGGCCCCTTCCCAATGGCCATTCCCTGCAGCGAACCGGGCTGTGCGATCAGGGGCGAATGCTTTGCCGTAAATGCCGCTCTGCTGGAACAGCTGGATCGCTTTGAAGGCGTGCCCAGGCTCTATGCACGCCAGTGCCATGTGCTCGCCAACGGCTTGAAAGCCTGGGTGTATGTGGGCCGAACCGAGCAGGTGCGCCACGTGCCGCGCGTGGCGGATGGCTGCTGGAAGGGCCCCGATCCCCATTTCAAACGGCGTGGGCGAGCCCGATACTGA
- a CDS encoding DUF3104 domain-containing protein, whose protein sequence is MDEPRFLAVQVGDLVAVQGSGDWWVGQVIHAEGGARCNANSLFQIACIDSGVIRTVNANGVIDVLCPRAAQQSGALQTTHNHRHQTQRSSQCNQQSNRHEPGRQRR, encoded by the coding sequence ATGGATGAGCCTCGGTTTCTGGCAGTGCAGGTGGGCGACCTCGTGGCCGTGCAAGGAAGCGGCGATTGGTGGGTCGGGCAGGTGATTCATGCGGAAGGCGGAGCACGCTGCAACGCCAACTCGCTGTTTCAGATCGCCTGCATCGACAGCGGCGTGATCCGCACGGTCAATGCCAACGGTGTGATCGACGTTCTCTGCCCACGCGCTGCGCAGCAATCAGGAGCGCTCCAGACGACGCACAATCACCGCCATCAGACCCAGCGATCCAGCCAGTGCAATCAGCAGAGCAATCGTCATGAACCAGGCCGGCAACGGCGCTGA
- a CDS encoding Nif11 family protein, whose protein sequence is MSWSELERLVCDAEADAAMQRALRHCRSRKELILAARRLGYRITRLDLQRAWQEHQALEAEAQ, encoded by the coding sequence ATGAGCTGGTCTGAACTGGAGCGGCTGGTGTGTGATGCCGAGGCCGATGCCGCCATGCAGCGCGCGCTCAGGCACTGCCGCTCGCGCAAAGAGTTGATCCTGGCGGCGCGGCGCCTTGGCTACCGGATCACCCGCCTCGATCTGCAGCGGGCCTGGCAGGAGCATCAGGCCCTGGAGGCAGAAGCTCAGTAG
- a CDS encoding carbon-nitrogen hydrolase family protein, producing the protein MSEMCSALPVALVQLCATEDAALNRSQAEAWLERAVLEAPGGVRPRLLMLPEVWNAPYAVDRFAAFAEPIPQPGADLTHGPSPSLAMVASLARRHGVAVIAGSIPEQGEAGRIYNTATVVDPRGVLLAKHRKLHLFDVDVPGGICFRESDSLTAGEDLTVLSGSSDPLRTGLQEPPNLGLLICYDIRFPELALLMQQRHGCTLFACPAAFNTTTGPRHWHLVMRARAIDTQCFVLACSSARPQGGGYPSYGHSLVVDPWGTVIAEAGEGEQVLHAQLDLSQVALARQAIPTGNQRRQDVYRLSGAPGLSVHEAAFMKGDCAG; encoded by the coding sequence ATGAGCGAGATGTGTTCGGCGTTGCCGGTTGCCCTGGTGCAGCTCTGCGCCACGGAGGATGCCGCCCTGAATCGCAGCCAGGCCGAGGCCTGGCTGGAGCGTGCAGTGCTGGAAGCGCCCGGCGGAGTGCGCCCGCGGCTGCTGATGCTGCCCGAAGTGTGGAATGCACCCTATGCAGTGGATCGCTTTGCCGCCTTTGCCGAGCCGATCCCGCAGCCCGGGGCTGATCTCACGCATGGACCATCGCCTTCGTTGGCCATGGTGGCGAGCCTGGCCCGCCGCCATGGTGTGGCGGTGATCGCCGGTTCGATTCCCGAACAGGGCGAAGCTGGGCGCATCTACAACACGGCCACGGTGGTAGATCCCCGTGGGGTGTTGCTGGCGAAGCATCGCAAGCTGCATCTGTTCGATGTGGATGTGCCCGGCGGGATCTGCTTTCGCGAATCCGACAGCCTCACGGCAGGAGAGGATCTCACCGTGCTCAGCGGCTCCAGCGACCCCCTCCGCACCGGCCTGCAAGAACCGCCCAACCTGGGACTGCTGATCTGTTACGACATCCGCTTCCCAGAGCTGGCCTTGCTGATGCAGCAGCGCCACGGCTGCACGCTGTTTGCCTGTCCGGCCGCCTTTAACACCACCACCGGGCCGCGGCATTGGCATCTGGTGATGCGTGCCCGCGCTATCGATACCCAATGCTTTGTACTTGCCTGCTCCAGTGCCAGGCCTCAGGGTGGTGGCTACCCCAGCTACGGCCATTCGCTGGTGGTGGATCCCTGGGGAACGGTGATCGCCGAGGCCGGAGAGGGGGAGCAGGTGTTGCATGCGCAGCTTGATCTGAGCCAGGTGGCGCTGGCACGCCAGGCCATTCCCACGGGTAACCAGCGCCGGCAAGACGTGTATCGCCTCAGTGGTGCGCCCGGTCTGAGCGTTCATGAAGCCGCCTTCATGAAGGGCGATTGCGCTGGGTGA
- a CDS encoding MAPEG family protein: protein MSVPALPAVVSLAALITYQGTAMAVGQARVKHKVMPPATSGPEPFECALRVQQNTLEQLVFFLPVFWLAALMGSETWACLLGFIWVGGRVAYGVGYRLAPGKRGPGFGISFLCSIALLVMAIVAAFSQG, encoded by the coding sequence ATGAGCGTTCCTGCATTGCCGGCGGTGGTGAGCCTTGCGGCGCTGATCACCTACCAGGGCACGGCGATGGCTGTGGGTCAGGCGCGGGTGAAGCACAAGGTGATGCCACCGGCCACATCCGGCCCTGAGCCGTTTGAGTGCGCTCTGCGGGTGCAGCAGAACACCCTGGAGCAGCTGGTGTTCTTCCTGCCGGTGTTCTGGCTGGCCGCCTTGATGGGCAGCGAAACCTGGGCTTGCCTGCTCGGCTTTATTTGGGTGGGAGGTCGCGTCGCCTACGGCGTGGGTTACCGGTTGGCACCGGGCAAGCGCGGCCCGGGCTTCGGCATCAGCTTTCTGTGTTCGATTGCCCTGCTGGTGATGGCGATCGTGGCGGCGTTCAGCCAGGGATGA